From the Nocardiopsis changdeensis genome, one window contains:
- the purD gene encoding phosphoribosylamine--glycine ligase: protein MKALVLGGGGREHALVRALSLDPGVTDIHCAPGNPGISELAENHVINVTDGLAVTELAARIRAELVVIGPEAPLVAGVADALRERGIPVFGPDREAARLEGSKAFAKEVMETAGVPTAKARVCRSAGQVSEALDEFGAPYVVKNDGLAAGKGVVVTDDRALAERHARECGRVVIEEYLDGPEVSLFVLSDGVHALPLLPAQDFKRAYDGDQGPNTGGMGAYAPLPWAPAGLVDQVMESVVRPTLQEMNRRGTRYQGLLYVGLALTSKGPRVVEFNARFGDPETQVVLDRLATPIGAVLQATDTSGLKGIGSLQWKPGAAVTVVVSAENYPGDPVKGDAISGLDAANAVEGAYVLHAGTSWSGARDVVSSGGRVLSVVGTGADLARARESAYAAVSRIELRGSFHRTDIAERAAAEL from the coding sequence GTGAAAGCCCTCGTCCTCGGCGGCGGAGGCCGCGAGCACGCCCTCGTCCGCGCGCTGTCCCTCGACCCGGGTGTCACCGACATCCACTGCGCCCCGGGCAACCCGGGGATCTCGGAGCTGGCCGAGAACCACGTGATCAACGTGACCGACGGACTGGCGGTGACCGAGCTGGCCGCGCGCATCCGGGCGGAGCTGGTCGTCATCGGCCCGGAGGCGCCGCTGGTGGCCGGGGTTGCCGACGCGCTGCGCGAGCGCGGCATCCCGGTGTTCGGCCCGGACCGGGAGGCCGCCCGGCTGGAGGGCTCCAAGGCGTTCGCCAAGGAGGTCATGGAGACGGCGGGCGTGCCCACCGCCAAGGCCAGGGTGTGCCGCTCGGCGGGCCAGGTGTCCGAGGCGCTCGACGAGTTCGGCGCCCCCTACGTGGTCAAGAACGACGGCCTGGCGGCGGGCAAGGGCGTCGTCGTCACCGACGACCGGGCGCTGGCCGAGCGGCACGCGCGCGAGTGCGGCCGGGTCGTCATCGAGGAGTACCTCGACGGCCCGGAGGTGTCGCTGTTCGTGCTGAGCGACGGCGTCCACGCGCTGCCGCTGCTGCCGGCCCAGGACTTCAAGCGGGCCTACGACGGCGACCAGGGCCCCAACACCGGCGGCATGGGCGCCTACGCCCCGCTGCCGTGGGCCCCCGCCGGCCTGGTGGACCAGGTCATGGAGTCGGTCGTGCGGCCGACCCTCCAGGAGATGAACCGGCGCGGCACCCGCTACCAGGGCCTGCTGTACGTGGGCCTGGCGCTCACCTCCAAGGGCCCGCGCGTGGTCGAGTTCAACGCCCGCTTCGGCGACCCGGAGACCCAGGTGGTGCTGGACCGGCTGGCCACCCCGATCGGCGCGGTCCTCCAGGCCACCGACACCTCCGGGCTGAAGGGCATCGGCTCCCTCCAGTGGAAGCCGGGCGCCGCGGTCACCGTCGTGGTGTCCGCCGAGAACTACCCGGGCGACCCGGTCAAGGGCGACGCCATCAGCGGCCTGGACGCGGCGAACGCCGTCGAGGGCGCCTACGTGCTGCACGCCGGGACCTCCTGGAGCGGGGCCCGCGACGTGGTCTCCTCGGGCGGCCGGGTGCTCAGCGTGGTGGGCACCGGCGCCGACCTGGCGCGGGCGCGCGAGAGCGCCTACGCCGCGGTGTCCCGGATCGAGCTGCGCGGTTCGTTCCACCGGACCGACATCGCCGAGCGGGCCGCCGCCGAGCTGTAG
- the murA gene encoding UDP-N-acetylglucosamine 1-carboxyvinyltransferase, which translates to MGQEVRYRVRGGRPLSGTAFIQGAKNAVLPMIGAALLAAKGRTVLRNVPVIEDVYRSLELAEHIGAKVEFHEAERTVVIDASGLNDPERAVLPAEIASRFRGSVLFVPALMHRTGRARIEGVGGCNLGSRNLDFHYRGFARLGAEVTEDPERNHINVEASNLRGGRLYLDTPSHTGTENLIMAAVLAPGTTVIEHAALEPEVLDVIAFLTAMGAKITGGGTGLITVQGVEELTAVEHTIMSDRIDAGVFAMTVAATGGEVSLVGANLDHLGVARWKLEQMGVEFSQEGAVLHVTRDPSVPLRPINAVTSPFPGFATDLQSPLMALATLAEGESYIHEAIYDGRFALADELNKMGAKIEVEGTRAIVHGPTHLRGTEVIAHDLRTGAALVLAGLVAEGETIVAPGYLVDRGHAQFATRLAALGADVERVVVS; encoded by the coding sequence ATGGGCCAGGAGGTTCGTTACCGCGTCCGCGGCGGACGCCCCCTCAGTGGTACGGCGTTCATCCAGGGCGCGAAGAACGCCGTCCTGCCGATGATCGGAGCCGCTCTCCTTGCGGCCAAGGGTCGTACGGTGCTGCGCAACGTCCCCGTCATCGAGGATGTCTACCGCTCCCTCGAACTCGCCGAGCACATCGGCGCCAAGGTCGAGTTCCACGAGGCGGAGCGAACCGTGGTCATCGACGCCTCCGGGCTCAACGACCCCGAGCGGGCCGTTCTCCCGGCCGAGATCGCGTCGCGCTTCCGCGGCTCGGTGCTCTTCGTCCCGGCGCTGATGCACCGCACCGGCCGCGCCCGCATCGAGGGCGTCGGCGGGTGCAACCTGGGCAGCCGCAACCTGGACTTCCACTACCGGGGCTTCGCGCGCCTGGGCGCCGAGGTCACCGAGGACCCCGAGCGCAACCACATCAACGTCGAGGCCTCCAACCTCCGCGGCGGTCGCCTGTACCTGGACACCCCGTCCCACACCGGCACCGAGAACCTCATCATGGCCGCGGTCCTGGCCCCCGGCACCACGGTGATCGAGCACGCCGCGCTGGAGCCCGAGGTCCTGGACGTCATCGCGTTCCTCACCGCCATGGGCGCCAAGATCACCGGCGGCGGCACCGGCCTCATCACGGTCCAGGGCGTCGAGGAGCTCACCGCGGTCGAGCACACGATCATGTCGGACCGCATCGACGCGGGCGTGTTCGCGATGACCGTCGCGGCCACCGGCGGCGAGGTCAGCCTGGTCGGGGCCAACCTGGACCACCTGGGCGTGGCCCGCTGGAAGCTCGAGCAGATGGGCGTCGAGTTCTCCCAGGAGGGCGCGGTCCTGCACGTGACCCGCGACCCGTCCGTGCCGCTGCGCCCGATCAACGCGGTCACCTCGCCGTTCCCGGGCTTCGCCACCGACCTGCAGTCGCCGCTCATGGCCCTGGCCACCCTGGCCGAGGGTGAGAGCTACATCCACGAGGCGATCTACGACGGCCGCTTCGCGCTGGCCGACGAGCTCAACAAGATGGGCGCCAAGATCGAGGTCGAGGGCACCCGCGCCATCGTGCACGGCCCGACCCACCTGCGCGGCACCGAGGTGATCGCCCACGACCTGCGCACCGGCGCGGCCCTGGTTCTCGCCGGACTGGTCGCCGAAGGTGAGACAATCGTTGCGCCTGGTTATCTGGTGGACCGCGGTCACGCTCAGTTCGCGACGCGACTCGCCGCGCTAGGTGCCGACGTGGAGCGCGTCGTCGTCTCGTAG
- a CDS encoding phosphoribosylaminoimidazolesuccinocarboxamide synthase has protein sequence MSGFVVRPEPVRVEGLTHLHTGKVRDLYTTGSGELVMVASDRLSAFDWVLPTEIPGKGRLLTQLSLWWFDRVADLVPNHVVSDVPPQGAPADWAGRTLVCRRLDMVPVECVARGYLTGSGLAEYRVDGTVCGVPLPEGLVDGSELAEPVFTPATKAEVGDHDENVSFETVAARHGAELAGALRDLTLRVYTRGREVARERGVLLADTKFEFGRDTDGALVLADEVFTPDSSRYWPADEWAPGGPQPSFDKQVVRDWLTSAESGWDRAADAPPPELPESVVEHTLGRYTEIFRRLTGSEPKL, from the coding sequence ATGAGCGGTTTCGTCGTCCGGCCCGAGCCGGTCCGGGTCGAGGGCCTGACCCATCTGCACACCGGCAAGGTCCGCGACCTGTACACCACCGGGTCCGGCGAGCTGGTGATGGTGGCCAGCGACCGGCTCTCCGCGTTCGACTGGGTGCTGCCCACCGAGATCCCGGGCAAGGGCCGGCTGCTGACGCAGCTGTCCCTGTGGTGGTTCGACCGGGTCGCCGACCTGGTCCCCAACCACGTGGTGTCGGACGTGCCGCCGCAGGGCGCGCCCGCCGACTGGGCCGGGCGGACCCTGGTGTGCCGCAGGTTGGACATGGTGCCGGTGGAGTGCGTGGCCCGCGGCTACCTGACCGGTTCCGGCCTCGCCGAGTACCGGGTGGACGGCACCGTGTGCGGGGTGCCGCTGCCGGAGGGCCTGGTCGACGGCTCGGAGCTGGCAGAGCCGGTCTTCACCCCGGCCACCAAGGCCGAGGTGGGCGACCACGACGAGAACGTGTCGTTCGAGACGGTCGCGGCCCGGCACGGCGCCGAGCTGGCCGGCGCGCTGCGCGACCTCACCCTGCGCGTGTACACGCGCGGCCGCGAGGTGGCACGCGAGCGCGGCGTGCTGCTGGCCGACACCAAGTTCGAGTTCGGCCGCGACACCGACGGCGCGCTGGTGCTGGCCGACGAGGTGTTCACCCCGGACTCGTCCCGGTACTGGCCCGCGGACGAGTGGGCGCCGGGCGGCCCGCAGCCGTCCTTCGACAAGCAGGTGGTCCGCGACTGGCTGACCTCTGCGGAGTCGGGCTGGGACCGCGCCGCGGACGCCCCGCCGCCGGAGCTCCCCGAGTCGGTGGTGGAGCACACGCTCGGCCGCTACACGGAGATCTTCCGTCGGCTCACCGGATCCGAACCGAAGCTTTGA
- a CDS encoding transcriptional regulator, which produces MLMGPGSTGPLNARLIAAAYRDEQEATDKVVRLGSAIDAYLFASPVPYEFARKAGVLTMPATYVPLGGASLHEALLRATLDERYDPTRASLDVLSRADVVEAYSEVDLPVDGIHVHEELTNTAQLTSFHEGLWRRKATKMAITCVRGVAERLEAIGVPVIRLRPTNAGVRSALQTAGLLGAHHRLEEAQLGVVVVDVPTLRDSSRRSTPRYWREELRLSLHRLLLQEAHRINATAHRLDDHSFMITATRGSLVTATEGFRQPPFVERIKAELGIAIEVGIGMGRTTQDAEAHARAALNRAQASRQSFAVDREGRSLVPAQRAPSRQSSEPLRTKGRETLIRLSEKIAEEDGPLVVDAENAGRMLGVTSRTARRLLRTLVEEGLAWPLPPNRTLQPGRPRQLYRLIVEKLDKDAAGK; this is translated from the coding sequence ATGCTCATGGGTCCTGGGTCCACGGGACCCCTCAACGCCAGACTCATCGCCGCCGCATACCGAGATGAGCAAGAGGCGACGGACAAGGTCGTCAGGCTGGGTTCGGCGATCGACGCGTACCTGTTCGCCAGCCCGGTTCCCTACGAGTTCGCGCGGAAGGCCGGCGTGCTGACGATGCCCGCCACCTACGTGCCGCTCGGGGGCGCCAGCCTGCACGAGGCCCTGCTCCGTGCCACCCTGGACGAGCGCTACGACCCGACCAGAGCCAGTCTGGACGTGCTCAGCCGCGCCGACGTCGTCGAGGCCTACTCCGAGGTCGACCTCCCCGTGGACGGCATCCACGTCCACGAGGAACTGACCAACACCGCCCAGCTCACCTCGTTCCACGAGGGCCTGTGGCGGCGCAAGGCCACCAAGATGGCGATCACCTGCGTGCGCGGGGTCGCCGAGCGACTGGAGGCGATCGGCGTCCCGGTGATCCGGCTGCGGCCGACCAACGCCGGGGTGCGCAGCGCGCTGCAGACGGCCGGCCTGCTGGGCGCCCACCACCGGCTGGAGGAGGCGCAGCTGGGCGTGGTCGTGGTCGACGTGCCGACGCTGCGGGACTCCTCGCGGCGGTCCACGCCCCGCTACTGGCGGGAGGAGCTACGGCTGTCGCTGCACCGGCTGCTGCTCCAGGAGGCCCACCGGATCAACGCCACGGCGCACCGTCTGGACGATCATTCGTTCATGATCACCGCGACCCGGGGGTCGCTCGTCACGGCGACCGAGGGGTTCCGGCAGCCGCCGTTCGTGGAGCGCATCAAGGCGGAGCTCGGGATCGCCATCGAGGTGGGCATCGGCATGGGACGCACCACCCAGGACGCCGAGGCGCACGCCCGTGCGGCCCTGAACCGCGCTCAGGCGTCCCGTCAGAGCTTCGCGGTGGACCGGGAGGGTCGTTCCCTGGTCCCGGCCCAGCGCGCGCCCTCACGGCAGTCCTCCGAACCGCTGCGCACCAAGGGCCGTGAGACTCTGATTCGGCTTTCGGAGAAGATCGCGGAAGAGGACGGCCCCCTCGTCGTCGACGCGGAGAACGCCGGACGGATGCTCGGCGTCACCTCCCGGACCGCGCGCCGGCTCCTGCGCACCCTCGTGGAGGAGGGGCTCGCCTGGCCCCTGCCCCCCAACCGCACACTCCAGCCGGGGCGCCCCCGCCAGCTGTACCGGCTCATCGTGGAGAAGCTCGACAAGGACGCGGCCGGCAAGTAG
- the hisC gene encoding histidinol-phosphate transaminase: MVSESKSPYLRSVLGSIPAYKPGRKVIGPDGRSIKLSSNESPYGPLPSVREAIARAAGDLNRYPDPGAAELTAALARRLDVPEDHIGLGAGSVGLLQQLLEAVGEPGAEVVYAWRSFEAYPLLAELAGVTSVRVPLREETHDLDAILDAVTENTRMVLVCNPNNPTGTTVREAELTAFLDRVPEHVLVILDEAYREYVRDPQVPDGVSLYRDRPNVAVLRTFSKAYGLAAVRLGFLVGHPPVVAAVRKTLVPFAVNHLAQAAGIASLEAEGELLERVDATVAERERVRGALLDAGWTVPPTEANFVWLRLDGDTLDFAAECAKAGVSVRPFEGEGARVSLGTPEENDVFLGVAREYPKRR, encoded by the coding sequence ATGGTGTCGGAGTCGAAATCGCCATATCTGCGGTCGGTGCTGGGGAGCATCCCCGCCTACAAGCCGGGCAGGAAGGTCATCGGGCCCGACGGGCGATCCATCAAGCTGTCCTCCAACGAGAGCCCGTACGGACCGCTCCCGTCGGTGCGCGAGGCGATCGCCCGCGCCGCCGGGGACCTCAACCGCTACCCCGACCCGGGCGCGGCCGAGCTGACCGCGGCGCTGGCCCGCCGCCTGGACGTCCCCGAGGACCACATCGGCCTGGGCGCGGGCTCGGTCGGCCTGCTCCAGCAGCTGCTGGAGGCCGTCGGCGAGCCGGGCGCCGAGGTCGTCTACGCCTGGCGCTCCTTCGAGGCCTACCCGCTGCTCGCCGAGCTGGCGGGGGTGACCTCCGTGCGGGTGCCGCTGCGCGAGGAGACCCACGACCTCGACGCGATCCTCGACGCCGTCACCGAGAACACCCGCATGGTGCTGGTCTGCAACCCCAACAACCCCACCGGCACCACCGTGCGCGAGGCGGAGCTGACCGCCTTCCTGGACCGGGTCCCCGAGCACGTGCTGGTGATCCTCGACGAGGCCTACCGCGAGTACGTGCGCGACCCGCAGGTGCCCGACGGCGTCTCCCTGTACCGCGACCGGCCCAACGTGGCCGTCCTGCGCACCTTCTCCAAGGCCTACGGCCTGGCCGCGGTGCGCCTGGGCTTCCTGGTCGGCCACCCGCCGGTGGTCGCCGCCGTCCGCAAGACCCTGGTGCCGTTCGCGGTCAACCACCTGGCCCAGGCCGCGGGCATCGCCTCCCTGGAGGCCGAGGGCGAGCTGCTGGAGCGGGTGGACGCCACCGTCGCCGAGCGCGAGCGCGTGCGCGGGGCCCTGCTGGACGCCGGGTGGACCGTGCCGCCCACCGAGGCCAACTTCGTGTGGCTGCGCCTGGACGGGGACACCCTGGACTTCGCCGCCGAGTGCGCGAAGGCCGGCGTCTCCGTGCGCCCCTTCGAGGGCGAGGGCGCCCGCGTCAGCCTGGGCACCCCGGAGGAGAACGACGTCTTCCTCGGCGTCGCCCGCGAGTACCCGAAGCGCCGCTGA